Genomic window (Kwoniella botswanensis chromosome 1, complete sequence):
CTCTGATATTGCTTCCGcttcaggttgaggttgttcttccacttcagcaTTTTCTTCATCATTACCACCTGACTTCTTATCGATTAAGAATTGCCTGATGGATCCGGAAGCGATTGCTTGGTATATGTCTTTTTGTTGTTGAGTCAAGGGCGCGTAAAGTAGGTATTCCTTCTTGGGCGGTAGTTCCTTCTCGACATCCACCTTCAATCGACGAAGTAAGAATGGTTTGAGTATAGCATGCAGAGATGCAACgactgatgatttgttgagCAAGCCTTCGGTGGTGGACCCAttgttcatctcatcaaagTTGAACCACTGCTGGAAAGAGTCTAGATCGTCGAAGATATCAGGTAGGATAAAGTTGAGCAGAGACCATAGTTCGGCAAGATTGTTCTGTACGACAGAAGATTAATCAGCTTTGTACAGATATCGTTTACTGTTGTTGACTTACATGTAGAGGTGTACCGGTCAGGATCATCCTGTTAGCACTGGTATACGATTTCAACTCCCGGATGAGCCTTAATGACCATCAGCTATACTGCAGGTCTTCGAGTTCAGTTAAGtaaagctgactcacttgCAGTCCAGATTCTTCAATCTATGTCCTTCATCTACCACGATGAACTTCCACAGAAGGCCACTGAGGAACTGCTTATCTCTCATGCAGATTTCGAAAgtggtgatgacgatggggaaagaagaagtatcATTCTGACCTGGTTTGAGAGCTGATCCAGTAGACTTTCGTCCCCGTTTACCTGATTTCAGTCCTCCCACTCCAGCTGCTGATGGAGGTTGTAGACGGGTTTTTCGAAGTTCAGCTCGGTATTCAGGCGTACCGTGATACATGAGTACCTAGAAAGGGGCAAATATTGTAAGCTTGATTGTTCTTGTCCACAGTATCAATCGTATGAAAGCTTACGGGTACGGATGGAGTGAATTTCTCGAACTCGGAACACCAATTGTTCAATACCGACAAGGGACACACGATGAGGAAAGGACCCCATGTACCCTTTGATCGTAAATGAGCCAAGAATGAGATGGTTTGTAAGGTCTGTGAAGAATGCAATAATGTGTCAGCTACAAACTGGACGACAATTCCGACTGCAGCTAATTTACTTTACCAAgtcccatctcatcagctaagATACCATTCAATCCATTCTCATACAGCGAGATCATCCACTGTACTCCTGCTAGTTGATAATCACGAAGTTTGGCACCGGTGACGAGCTCTGGTTGTTTAAAGGAGTACTGcacaccatcatcttcagctgcATCGGCATCGGGTTCGCCATTCGTAGCAGTCCCGTTGAGCTGTTCCTCCTTTATaggtgtttcttcttcaaccttcacctcctgatTGGAATGACTGTGAGCTGACGATAATCGAATTCTAGAACCgaacagctcacctttttattgtcctcttcttcttcttcttctaccttaACTCTCTTCTCGCCACGTCCACCTTCGCTCCTCCTCTTTCGTTTGTTACCagcagcttctttctcctgtTGCTGCTCTGCCTCTTCCACTTTGggtttcttctctctcatACCACCCCTCCCAGCAGTCTGAGGTTCATcagccttcttctccttgttcgCTTTCCTCACTTCAGCTCTCTGctcagccttcttcttctcgatctgCTGACGCTCCATACGTTCACCTATGATCTTGGCGTAAATAGTGGATTTGTCCAACAAGAAGGATAATCTTGCCGCTCGAGCCGCCGCCTGATACCGTTCATCGTGAGGTTTGACATCGATTGAGGGTAGGTTCGTATTGGAGTCAGGTGGTGAAGGGTACATTGTAGGTTTCCGTAATTGTTATATAGTTGTGAATCGTGTCGATTGAGTGAGAGTTCGCGAATAGTTGACAGGTGGGAACATATACGCAAGTACATGGATTGAAAGTCGTGAAGAACAAAGAATGTAAAGGAGAGAAACACAAAggaaggtatatatatatggtcAGCTTCTAGACTTTAGCTGACGAGATACGAAGTACATGATGATTTCCATTTTCGACCATCCGAACCAAACAAACAGAGACCCGGATCATACATCCTTACACAACTGCGTGTAAATATGGTTGTGTACACAAAGCTACTCCTGACCTAGGTAAAGAAGTCTCCGCATCCTCCGTCTTCTCTAAGAGATCGACAAAggatatagatagatattGTTGACAGAATCGTAAAACGGAACATCctttcaactcacctgaggATCACTTTCACCCTCCTCCTGGATCTCCTGAACGAGCTCTTCCGCATTTATCTGGTCTCCGTCCACTTCGGGCTTCGCGTCTCCATCCCCATTGACAATCTTCACTTGGTCCGTTAAGGCCGGTGAGGCAGTCCGAGGTGATACAGGCATGGAGTTGGTGACGGATGTGGTGGCGGTATGAGACAGTGAGGGTATATTTTCGGAAGAGGCTGATGAGACTGAAGTTGTAGGTGGcatatgtgatatgtgatatgtatatgatatatagTAATGTGAGCAAGCAAGAATCGAGTTGGTAAGTGACTATCTGTACTCCTGTATGATAGTTATGGTAGGTAACGCTGTTGAATATGTTGATCAAATGaatatcaagctgatatcattctttcatctttcatccttttttTTCCCAACTCTCTCTCGATCGCGAGGTCTTTCACGCCTTGATCCCAGTCTCAACATTGACTCATCCGCAGAACCCATTGACGCGTATATTACGTATTACAGGTTGAGAGCACCTTGTTCCCCTTATTCATGCCATCCCTTTATGTCAAGGATACAAGGGTGTCTATGCCACTGATATCCGAGGTATCTCCCATATCCCAAATCCCGCGAAACTCCGTTTTCAGTCTCTCACCAAAAATCTCCAATTCTTACTGTCATGTGGTTGTTGCTTGCTTGCTTGCTGCTCGTTGCTGTCGAAAAACCTTtaattatcatcatcaagtaCAGTTTctacccttcttcatccttcaaaTCATAAAAGACAAGTCAAGATGTCCGCCAAATGTGAGTAGCTTGTTCCGACTGGGTTCtaggatgggaaggaaaggatCAAGGACGATATGGTATATTGGTATATCGGTGGATTAGAATTAAAGTCAACGGTCAATGGTCAATGGTCAATAGTCAAGTTTAATGAGCGACGATTCGacatgatcaacatcgacaaGGCAATACGGATGGATCATcgtgagaagaagagggtgagataggatgagaagggagaCAGTATCGTTAATTGAGTGTTcacgaagatgagaagaagggaaatggAGATATCTCAACATATCAACATAGTTCGACACACGTCcaacaagatgatcgaaaCGGATTAGATTGTTAGACCATtataccatataccatatCGTCCTATGCTGTCATGTCCCATCTGGATCATCTCAGGTCTCAGAGAAACATGTTCTGCTTTCCCAGAAGAGAAGACTGATATTTAACGTTGTTATCCCTTATAGCCGCCGCTGCCGGTACAAAATTCAGAATGTCTCTCGGTCTTCCTGTCGGAGCCGTTATGAACTGTGCTGATAACTCAGGTGCCAAGAGTGAGTCGATCGTATATGTCTTACCAAAACTCATAAATGAAAGTCAAAAAGAGGTGTTGTGCTGATATACGTTTCTTCTCCGTGGAATAGACCTCTACGTTATCTCAGTTGTCGGTTTCGGTGCCAGACTTAACAGACTTcctgctgccgctgctggtGATATGGTTATGGCTTCAGTTAAGAAGGGAAAGCCTGAACTCAGAAAGAAGGGTCAGTGGGATCCTCCAATCTTTGAATGACGGATAAGCTTGCTTGAACTGGGAAGCTGATTGACTATTGTTATACACCCATTACAGTCATGCCCGCCGTTATCTGCCGACAACGAAAACcatggagaagaagggatggtatcTTCCTTTACTTCGAGGATAACGCCGGTGTCATCGTTAACGCTAAAGGTGAAATGAAGGGAAGTGCCATCAACGGTCCTGTAGCCAAGGAATGTGTGAGTGTCTTTGCTGCCTAGCCTTGAACCACTTGCGACTATCTTGCTTGATCGATCTTTTACTGATCGTGTTATATTTTCAAATTGTATAGGCCGACTTGTGGCCCCGTATCGCCTCTAACGCCGGTACCGTCGTATAAGCTTGACGTTAGAAGAGTGGATCGGTGGATTATAGGTTGGAGGTTTTCTTAGGGGGTTACTTCACTTTTTGTACGATGACATGATTGAGCATGGATCATACAACCTGCACTGCAAAGAAGGTACAGATTCGTTCTCGCAGGTCTGAGAAACGATACAAACGAAGCAGTACCATATTGCAGAATACCAAATGGCTAGATCAAGAGTCTGTCACGCTCTTGTGGTCTCAAGTAGACTTGCACTGTTGGTGTTTGACTGACACTAGATTACGAGTGATCTTTCCTCACATGGATATACACATTGACATGTCTGGTATAAACGTAAAATCACGGTATATACAATATCTGGTATAATCATTTATTCAATATACTGGTTTCATTTTATTCCTATCCTGCTTCATGCCACTCtaatcactctcactctccaATCTACTGATATTTGGCGGGAACAAGATTTTCCAAGGTACTATCTATACAAACAAGCACACTGTAAACAACGAATTCCAATCTTGATCAGCTGTCTTTCTCAGtaatcgatgatgagagtaATTCAGCTAAAATCAGTACTTACGTACTTGCTTCCCTCACCGACAACCTGATATCTGCATATATACCCTTCATAATCTTCTCAAACCCCATACGAACCCAGCGATACCAGCTAGATAACTAGTCCAAATCACTGCGCAAGGTCCAATATCAGTCGTCGTCCTATCTACCGTGATAAACCCAAAAGGGACtcagagttggaagaattTCAAAGCGGACTCACTGGATCTCTTCTTGGGGTGTCTTGCAATCGCTGTTGAAGGGAGATAAATACCAACACTGTTACAGAATATATGTGAGACCAATGGTGGGATCACTGAGCCTGTATAGCCATACCTTGTTAGAGCTGATGCGCTTTGAGGGGTTTCACGGTCGGTGACTCACCAGTCCTGAGGAAGAGGTACGAAGCAAACCATCCAAATAATGTTGTATAACCCAATTGGAATACTACACTCAAGAGTCAGCTTTCATTTTATCGGTCGTGTCGTGACAGCTCACAGCAACTCAGAACAGCATGAATGGCTGCATCTCTGGTAGAACCGTTTTTCCGATATGTCTCAAGAGCATGATGTGCATGAGCTAACACAAGAGAAGGGATAagttcagctttgatcttatAATTACGGTTATAATGTAAGTTGAAAAGCCATGTCTTCCTCAGTACTGACCTATTCCGAACCATAATGGTGTACCGAATACCAAAGACTTGAATGATAATCCACCTAATATCGAGACAGAGAGGATGGTAGATCGAAATACCAATTCTTCTGTTATTGGAGCCTGTCAAAATCCAAATGAGGAGTCAGTCTGTTGAGCTCATCCAACGTCATGTTTCATGGAACGAGCattcagctcaccactcCATAATTCCTCAGTTCGATCAATCCAAATTCCTTCCAACCCCTTTTCAGCCTCTGCAACAGTCCCTCTCCATAATGTCTTCCACCTACTGCAGGTAAATCGCCATCAAGGTGGAGTGAGACTAGAGGTCCAGTCATAAGTATCGGAGCCAATGTCCAAGGTAATATATTGCCTATCAATCCGACTTTTAAAGTTGGTAATCTCAATCCTAACAAGGTAAGACTCTGACCCAGACCTGCTGTGTTATTGGAAGTAGAGAGATTCTTTATTGTGAAATAAACACCCGATAGTGATAGAGCAGTGGATATGGTAACGGCTATCATGCGCTTTTTGATTGTTTCAGGATGATCCCTCGATCCTGGTTTCGGTCCAGTATCATGTTTGAATCGCAGCTCATCGATATCGGATGATATGGGTGGTATAGCAGGTGAGTTACCATCGTCCTCTTTGGGCGTAGTGGGGCAAGATGATCTCGGTGTATAGTAGGTAGGGATGAGCTTTTGTGAGATGTATAGGGATCCGACGTATGAGGATGTGAATAGGAAGGACAGAGCGtgggatgtggatggtgagatgataCCGACCAATTTGGGCGGTAGAGCGAGTGATGGGTCCATCTGATTTATAGGTGGTTCGATCTTGAGATAGTGAGGTGAGGATCGAAAGGAATGTGATGGAGACGAGGATCACAAGCACAGTCGAGTGGGTGTTGTTGGATGGGTGAGTGACAAGCACAGGCCAGGACAACAAGAGATCCGAGCGTtgattatgatgattatgattttgatttcgatttatGGTTATATGGTCAAGTGTTATGTAATTACGGCATGAACATTCCGGGAAACCATATTTGCCGAATACTCGTAACATCATAACTTATCTCTTGgcctctttcctttctctttcgttCCTTCTTCGTTCATCTCAATACGAGCGTGACACAAGAACATGTTCGACATGACTAGCCATCAAGTGACCCTCACCAGCCTCGACTGATAGCCCCCTAGCAGGAACACCGGCTGTCTAACCTCTCCTCTCCAATTCACCATGTCCAGCAATTCcccttccttttcctctaCCCCTTCCAACCCTCTCCAGCGAGCTCACGCCCTTTCACTACAGGCATCCACCCTGGTCCGACCATCACTCGTACCCCTTGCGACACTCAACCAAGCATCGGCTTCATATCGCGAAGCTGTGGAGCTATATGAGAAAGCTCAGCAGGATGCTGAGACCAGAGGAAGCGATGAAGTAAATACCTTGAAGATGCTCGTCATACAGCATCGCAAATTGCTGAAAGATGTGGAGAGACGAATATCGAACGCTCAAAAGGATCAAACATCTACATCGGACGCACCACTTTCTCGACCCAGTATGGAAGGTGCGACCAGACCTGCTCAGAGACGATTGGTCAGCAAAAGTGCTGCTTCTTCGGCTGCGACAGGAACAACCGCAGGGATACCAAGCGGATTTGGATTATCGGGTATACCGCCATCAGGaataggtgagtcatacaGTTCCCCCTGGCCATAAAGTGGGCATAGTCACATTTGACAACAACATGCTATGACAGTAAATCGTCGATCGATACCGCCTTTCTCTCTACGTCCAATCCCCAACCCATCTGCACCGACCGGTGAACCCTCCCTCTCGCCATtatattcctcttcgtccacctcttcttcgactGAAGagtcattcattcatttcgGTTCACCTCCCGAGACGCTCGACCCATTCTCGCGGTTTTGGGGTATGCTCGAAAATATGTTAGAGGAAGTTAGTGGTCCGGTCATGTTTGCCACCGCTCCTGTCGATGCTCCTGCACCTACCGCCACTGATGCCAGATCAggggggaagaaggatgataagTTGAGCAGGGAAAAGACGATAACAAGGACAGGGAAGCAGAAAGAGACGGAGGAAAGCTTTTATGTAGTGAAAAATCGCAGAGACAAGACGATAAATCTCGAATctacagatgaagaagaagaagaagactttgTTGAACGACCCAGTAGCTCGACGAACAGGTAGATACTTCTGCTTACACCTTAATTTGTCTAGTTCGGCtacttgatcatcatgagcGATATCTGGCTGACGCTTTACTTGATACTGGTATAGTGCACCTACCAAAACTGCCGAAGAGCTCTTACTTGAAAATGCATCCTTGAAAACTTCCCTAGACGCCTTAGCACTCCACGCAGAATCGGTGGATAATACCAACAGAACGTTGAAGAAgcaattggaagagagggaaaagggattGAAAGTAATTATGGAgaatttgaagaaggaagctggtAGAGTCAAATCTGTGGTTGGACAATCGCAATTATTATCGAATTCAAGTATCACCAGATTACCTGGATTAGGGATGGTAGGTTCAACtggaggtgtaggtggggcagcaaaggatgatatgactTGTAAGCTCAAGCGGAAGTTTGGTCCCACttgtaagctgacttttggTTCGTGATATGTTATATGATTAGCTAAGAAACGAATaaaagaattggaagatgaagtacgAATATTGAAAGGTGAGAACGAAAAGCAGAAAGAACAGATAGGTAGATATAAAGAACGAGTAAGctcccctcttctcctcggTTTGGTGGGCGAAAGTAGCTTATGATTGTGAAGTTTGAAAAAATAAAACAGAATGcgaaagctaagaaggaagCCAAGTTGGCTGCTACAGCTCAATCTGATGGAAACAAATAGGCATTTAGATGAAAAAGTTGAACCGTTGTATACTAGCAATTAACCATAATCTGTATATGTTGTATCTGAATAggttgatggatatgtaTTTTGTGACAAAGCATGTGATCATAATACATGAGTAGCAATCAGTCAGTTATGGGTTCACCTTCAATGCGCATTTGAATCAGtcgtatatcatcttcaaggtGGAACCAACGGACCATGTCCCAGATAGATAATTGAAAATGCAAAGCAAGCCTtcatcacatccacatcctAGGCTATGATACCTAATCCTCCTCCATGATCGTAGATCACTATCATCAACACTATTATTTCTCCATTCCATCCCTTGATCCTATAATAGTCCAACGATAATAACCTAAAACCAATCTATCCAACCCATCCAACAAATAACCAAATGAAAGCGAAAATTAAATTATCGGTTAGATTTGGCTACTCGTTCAagttcatccttcttcttgatagCGTAAGAGTTTGAAGAACCCTTGGCGGCGTTGACGAGTTCGTCGGCGAGACATTCGGAAACGGATTTGGAGTTTTTGAAAGCTGATTCTCTGGTACCGACGGTCAACAAAGAGACGGCTTGGTTAACCCTTCTCAAAGGTGATACATCGACGGCTTGTCTTCGGACGGTACCTTGAGATCCGATTCGGGTGGAGTCTTCTCGAGGACCAGTGTTGACGATAGCATCGACTATAataacaaaaacaaaaacaagCATCAGTCATACTGATTCGGATCTGAATGATGTGGAGGAAAATCGGACCCACCTAAAACTTGGATAGGGTTTTGTTCAGtgacgaggtggatgatcTCAAAGGCGTGTTGGACGATTCGAACAGCCATGATTTTTTTACCGTTGTTTCTACCGTTCATCATGAGGCTATGTGAAAAATGCTCCAAGTTAACGGATGTGCTCCCGAGTACCATAATATCCTTCCGACAGCACGACTCACGCGTTAACAAGTCTCTCAACGATGGGCATTCGTCCCTTGGCGAATTGCTTCTTGGCATATCGACCAGCGGTGTGGGCTATAATTTGACGGATATATGATCAGCATCTACATGCCATAACTGAGTGATGTTTGTAAGAGATAAGAGGAATATGATACTCACGAACGTAAACAGCGTGGTTGACGTTGATGTAATCGGTAAGAGAGATATCTTTAACCTCAACACTACATCAGATAAACGGTATCAGCATATTACTCTCTTTGTATCCTTCCAACCATCGATATAGCATGTTCCTCGTTGATTCCCGTTCCACCATTTCCTCAATATACTATCCACCACACATCGTTCGCCTCCTCTCCGTCACATTCAATGCCCTATTGTCCACTCCTCTGTCCTCCTGAAGAATAAAGAACactatcactcacccctCGGAATCCCACTTTCCGAAAAGCTTGACAGATCCCTCTGAAGCTACTTTGGCAACATCGTTTGGAAGAGTTTGAAGAGCCATTTTGTACTGCCtattcttttccttttttctAAGTCAAAATCCTTCTGAATCGATTTCGTtgctggagaagaagaaataccGAGTCGGAAGGGTCGACTTGTGTAGTTTTGGTGATAGCTTAAAGGCcttgatggatgagatacaCTTGGCTCTGATTGCACTTGCACAAATCGATAAAGGCCAAACCTCGAACTGACACTCACACTGACTGACACTGTCGAGACTGACCGAAGCTTGAATCTTCAATCGATGAGAACGGCTATTTACGGCGTTATTTGCTCAGCCAGGAGAAGCGAAATAAGAAAGCAGAATTAGTGGCGCGCATCTTAAGACCGATTCTTAAGACCGATGACTTAATACGTAAGCGTCACAAACAGGTCCTTACCAATCGGCCATCACCGCTTCTACCCCGTTCATGAGCAAGTATGTCGGCCTGCTGAAGAACGACGGAATATCAGATCTCAGTATTGAAAGTACATGATGTGCCAGCTGGCACATACTACTGCAGTAGTATGCTATGGTTTGTGAGTAGCTAGCTGTATGCTGCATTCCATGGTTCTCCATACTGTGAGAAGAGCAGGATAGCTAGTCTAGTGAAGCAGAGTGACGGTATGTCTCGCGACTAGTCAACATGCTTAGCATCACAGCCATCCGAGCCGGTGTCCAGCAGCAGTGTAAGAAGTTTGAAATGCCTCTGCTATTTACATCACATCTCCCGTGACATTCAACTGGTGATTAAAGCATGCATTCTGATTGCTCAACTGGAATCGAGGTCCGCGTATGTAGAGCATAACACCCATTCGGAAGGATTCGGGAACCAATCAAGGAATGTTATATGTGTGCCTACGATCCGGAGTTTTACGAAACGCCGTTGTTAGCGTCCCACGTATTCTGGATGAGGCATTTGCATCTCTACTATACACTCCACCTCATAGGGCAAAGGGCAAAAACATCCATCCTCCCTTACTCTCCCCTCTCGCTCATGGGTGCAGATGATTTATCGTTAATTCTTACAACATCCTGATTTACAGTCTTATCTTGTCTTGTTGTACAAAAAGAAATCAATTCTCACTCCCCACTCAGCTTCTGTGCCCATCCAACATGTCCATCCTCCGAGCTCGTTCCGTTGTCGCTCCTCTCTCCAAGAGATTCGCATCTACCATCTCCGTTCAATCGACCTCTTCAAACCTTAGCGGTGGTTCTTTAGGTAACATCGAAGCTTCATGGAAAGGTTTGAGCGCAGAGAACCAATATGAGATCTATCAACAACTCGAACAAATCCAAAAGAAGGACTGGAAAGAATTGACCCtcgatgagaagaaagctggtaaGTCATagtcatcatcctctctcctGCAATGTCAAATGGGGAAAACGCGTATATCATCAAATTGTAATTGGACAAATTCATATCCGGCTCCTTCCGGGTCGGAGGATCATCATGTTttgggatcatcatcaacattgatcttcaagagaaattgaatttggatgCATGGAGATACCGGAGGAGCAAGAGAAGGTGTAGGACGTGCATAGAGATGAGAATTTGGCATGCTTCATGGATAGATGAAGCGACGCAGGGCTGCTTGCACTTCCCTGGACTCCACTTATCTTTCCCACGCTATCGATTGGTCGTGCTCCATGATCTCAACCTGTCTGAACAATCACGTAGAGCTTATGCTGACTATGAATTTCGCTTCGCTGCTCTCTCTTCCGCTCCGTCTCCTCATTCAACCCATCACCTTGTCCATACCATCTAACTCCCGTCATATTTCCTGATCCTCTTCGACCCATAGCTTACTTTGTCGCTTTCGGTCCTCACGGTCCCCGAACACCCGTCAACGAGAAAGGCCACGGTATCAAGGTCTTTGCCGGTGTGCTTGCTGCCGTCGGTGCCGCTTACGGTACCTTCTTATTCGCTCGAAGTCAAGGTGAGCAACATACTACATTTCCTGCAGTCTTAGACTCCTTGCCGGTCGGATCGGTCAGCCTTTGGTATGACTCGAGCGCTGACATCTACGTTTTTTCCCTTCTACAgcccctcctcctcccgcTACTATGACCCCAGAATACCAAGACAAGATGACAGAATACATGAGAAGCCAAAACATGAACCCTATCGTGAGTGACCGAGATGATCCTTAATCAGACTGACTGGAAGCTGACCGACGCATATTCTTATCATCTGCTAGTCCGGTGTTTCCGCCGACCCAAAGAAAACCATGAGACAATAGATTTTTCTATAATGCTCTATAACATATCCGGATGGAACGCATGGATGTTAATTAAGCTTTGCACTGGTGTCGCATACATGGTCAACTCTTTATCCGGGATTGTTTTATCCTCGAACGTTATCAGAGAGGGCAGGTCACTTTGCATGGTTGAGATCCCGGTTGTTCAAGTGGCATCAACCAAAGAGTATCGATCGGTcaatgatggatcgataCGGGTGCTCCTTTGCATCGAGCACCTTGATACCTTGCCTTTATCACCTTGGTAAGACATATAGgatccttcttcgtccttcaAAATACTGACTGAGTCGGCTAACGAGACTATCCACCACGCATGGTCATGGACTATCAAATGAGACAATCATGCTTAATTCGCCGAGTAACGTAATATGCAAGTACTAACGTAAATCGTATCGAGGCTAAGTCGATAGTCGCAACGATAACTTGCATCACGCATCTTGTCCGGCGTTGATGACTGAGAAACTTCAGGGGTGATTGACCATCATAGGGGCTCTGCACTCCATGTCTAGGAAGAACAAAGGATAGTCTCGAGATCTTTCATTTGAAGTATAACCTTATCAAGGTCGAATCCGACTTAGGTCTGACACCCCATGTGAGCTGAATTAAAGTCTCCATTTCCgttatatatacatcatcacTGCCTTTTCGATTTGcccctttcatctcatctcatcg
Coding sequences:
- a CDS encoding 40S ribosomal protein S5, with the translated sequence MALQTLPNDVAKVASEGSVKLFGKWDSEGVEVKDISLTDYINVNHAVYVPHTAGRYAKKQFAKGRMPIVERLVNALMMNGRNNGKKIMAVRIVQHAFEIIHLVTEQNPIQVLVDAIVNTGPREDSTRIGSQGTVRRQAVDVSPLRRVNQAVSLLTVGTRESAFKNSKSVSECLADELVNAAKGSSNSYAIKKKDELERVAKSNR
- a CDS encoding 60S ribosomal protein L23, with the translated sequence MSLGLPVGAVMNCADNSGAKNLYVISVVGFGARLNRLPAAAAGDMVMASVKKGKPELRKKVMPAVICRQRKPWRRRDGIFLYFEDNAGVIVNAKGEMKGSAINGPVAKECADLWPRIASNAGTVV